A single region of the Saprospiraceae bacterium genome encodes:
- a CDS encoding COR domain-containing protein: MAQIEQILQQHFGNITFEKQANIDAIRRFYSNYSYCLDEEGKEIVGLACCASDCKDLSFTAEFKHLQYLNISRNSGLKTLHFAAAMPDLIHLDLNSNVLEQLIIPTGFDALKHLDVSRNKLKQLEMQGSFPALTFLDISANQVGTLTLNTPALQYAYLLDNQLSTLNFISITRQLEVLHLKKNKLESLPGNFSSFDSLKSLFLHGNPLPAIPKELISTEENGNSYEEVWNYLKDLGEGTVINTRVKLIIVGNGRVGKTSMYRRLANKPYNQQEPFTHGVQIGQLDKKDLPEVKTEDLKLQAWDFGGQEIFYATHQFFLSDEAIYVLAWTHKDNVAAYKEREKDILPFDEQWRSCEYWLENIRLRATGSPILMVQTHSDVIQNKCTSDPDWEKPPYDAISINFSAAKDFGLMELKNLLSNQLNVAIPMLGQAFPRSYEEVIQLIGQLKQEQPSITHDHFLQLCNQAGIQKGGEQTLLEYLVKSGVVVYFDKPLLKEVIYIDPNWLTKQVYLLINNELKPLKGRIDQAYLDRLLPSPTYDDKKRSQFVELLKSFELIFEPRGESFYIAPQYLPEKLDSTEQKLHNIIFGDLALAFVFRFPKFLPDNVMINFLSRYGPFSNDIYWKNGICFSSEQGANCIVHFEEANRSLKVYSKKDQVSQMLQKEICDAFVELSRNANAEISLNGDTFASWQELEKYAKLSPANPMQQFFATDGTTPLLLKDFALFWNKEFRPPMEDIDQQDQKEGDRFHHIKELIGDSHLKEALEALLQEDIGTYKTEIVQLQQSLSALQRKVNAMVINHSEESIQRNNISLALLDLISAIEDNKTPQKPESSPSSTSKPASKIYFSYAWGDKEETGGSRVEMVNKLYDSLIADGFEVLRDNMNIEYGGLISEFMKALGKGDLIVVFVSEKYAKSPYCMFELYEIARNSKWDRTLFSSRILIIPVEPIRFDDPEVLEEYFDYWERQYNKWKKLMEKRLEQSTGSTYTRYENTKAITQKFGDLSDWLIDINASSLSLLSENDFHIVKETIQKRLKTES; this comes from the coding sequence ATGGCCCAAATAGAACAAATATTGCAGCAACATTTTGGCAATATAACCTTTGAAAAACAAGCTAATATTGATGCGATTCGAAGATTTTACAGCAATTACAGCTATTGTTTAGATGAGGAAGGAAAAGAAATTGTTGGTTTGGCTTGTTGTGCGTCTGATTGTAAAGACCTAAGCTTTACAGCGGAATTCAAACACTTGCAATACCTGAATATCAGCAGGAATTCGGGATTAAAGACGCTCCATTTTGCAGCAGCTATGCCTGATCTAATTCACCTGGATTTGAATAGCAATGTATTAGAGCAATTGATTATTCCCACAGGATTCGATGCGCTAAAGCATTTGGATGTCAGCCGCAATAAATTGAAGCAATTGGAAATGCAGGGCAGTTTCCCCGCCCTGACCTTTTTGGATATAAGTGCTAACCAAGTGGGAACCCTAACCCTGAATACGCCGGCACTACAATATGCCTACCTCCTCGATAACCAATTAAGCACCCTAAACTTCATCAGCATAACGAGGCAGTTGGAGGTCTTACACTTGAAGAAAAACAAGTTAGAAAGCCTACCTGGCAATTTTAGTTCTTTTGACAGCTTGAAATCCTTGTTCCTTCATGGCAACCCTTTACCCGCGATTCCCAAGGAGCTGATTTCTACAGAAGAAAATGGGAATTCCTACGAAGAAGTATGGAATTACCTAAAAGATTTGGGAGAAGGGACGGTGATCAACACCCGGGTCAAGCTCATTATTGTTGGGAATGGCCGAGTCGGAAAAACCTCCATGTATCGCCGCCTGGCCAATAAACCATATAATCAGCAAGAGCCCTTTACACATGGCGTTCAAATCGGCCAATTGGATAAAAAAGACCTACCAGAGGTCAAAACCGAGGACCTGAAGCTACAAGCCTGGGATTTTGGGGGGCAAGAGATTTTCTATGCTACGCACCAGTTTTTTCTCAGTGATGAAGCTATTTATGTTTTGGCATGGACTCATAAAGATAATGTAGCTGCCTACAAAGAGAGAGAGAAAGACATCCTTCCTTTTGATGAACAGTGGAGGTCCTGTGAATACTGGTTGGAAAACATTCGACTCAGAGCAACAGGCAGTCCCATTCTAATGGTGCAAACCCATAGTGACGTTATCCAAAACAAATGTACCAGCGACCCAGACTGGGAAAAACCACCCTATGATGCCATTTCCATCAACTTCAGTGCAGCCAAGGATTTTGGATTAATGGAACTTAAGAACCTGCTTAGCAATCAACTGAATGTTGCCATCCCTATGTTAGGCCAGGCGTTTCCAAGAAGTTATGAGGAAGTCATTCAATTGATAGGGCAGCTAAAACAAGAGCAGCCCAGCATTACGCATGATCATTTCCTCCAACTTTGCAATCAGGCAGGAATCCAGAAAGGTGGAGAACAGACCTTATTGGAGTACTTGGTGAAAAGTGGCGTAGTGGTGTACTTTGATAAACCGCTCCTAAAAGAAGTCATCTACATTGACCCTAACTGGCTCACGAAACAAGTTTACTTGTTGATCAATAATGAGCTTAAACCTCTAAAAGGGCGGATTGATCAAGCTTATCTAGATCGTCTGTTGCCATCACCTACATATGATGATAAAAAAAGAAGCCAGTTTGTCGAACTACTCAAATCCTTTGAGCTCATTTTTGAACCTAGAGGGGAATCCTTTTACATCGCTCCCCAGTATCTTCCAGAAAAGCTGGATTCAACTGAGCAAAAACTTCACAATATCATTTTTGGAGACCTTGCCTTAGCTTTTGTCTTCCGTTTTCCCAAGTTTTTACCTGACAATGTAATGATCAACTTCTTAAGCAGATATGGCCCTTTCTCAAACGATATTTATTGGAAAAACGGCATCTGTTTTTCAAGTGAACAAGGAGCTAATTGTATTGTCCACTTTGAGGAAGCAAATCGTAGTCTTAAGGTTTACAGCAAAAAAGATCAGGTTAGCCAAATGCTCCAAAAAGAGATTTGCGATGCCTTTGTCGAACTAAGCAGAAATGCCAATGCTGAAATATCCTTGAATGGAGACACCTTCGCCTCCTGGCAAGAACTGGAAAAATATGCAAAATTATCTCCCGCAAATCCGATGCAGCAATTCTTTGCGACGGATGGTACAACACCGCTCTTATTAAAAGACTTTGCCTTATTCTGGAACAAAGAATTTAGGCCCCCGATGGAAGATATTGATCAACAAGATCAAAAAGAAGGAGATAGATTTCATCATATTAAAGAACTTATTGGTGATAGCCATCTAAAAGAAGCCTTAGAAGCATTACTCCAAGAAGACATCGGCACTTATAAAACTGAAATTGTGCAATTACAACAAAGTCTTAGTGCTTTACAGCGCAAAGTAAACGCGATGGTAATTAACCACAGTGAAGAAAGTATTCAACGAAATAATATATCCTTAGCCTTACTCGACCTTATTTCCGCCATAGAGGACAATAAGACACCTCAAAAGCCTGAATCCAGCCCTTCCTCCACCTCTAAACCAGCTAGTAAAATCTATTTCTCCTATGCTTGGGGAGATAAGGAAGAAACAGGCGGGAGTCGCGTAGAAATGGTAAATAAATTATATGATAGCTTAATCGCAGATGGCTTTGAAGTTTTGCGAGACAATATGAACATCGAATATGGTGGGCTTATTAGCGAATTTATGAAAGCGCTAGGAAAAGGAGATTTGATAGTAGTATTTGTCAGTGAAAAGTATGCCAAATCCCCGTATTGTATGTTTGAGCTCTATGAAATTGCGCGAAACAGTAAATGGGACAGGACATTGTTTAGCAGCCGCATACTGATCATCCCCGTAGAACCTATTCGATTTGATGATCCGGAGGTGCTGGAGGAGTACTTTGACTATTGGGAGCGGCAGTACAACAAATGGAAAAAGTTGATGGAGAAACGACTTGAGCAAAGCACAGGCAGTACCTATACCCGATACGAAAACACCAAAGCCATCACGCAAAAGTTCGGTGACCTTTCAGACTGGCTAATCGATATCAACGCCAGTTCCTTGAGTCTCCTTTCGGAGAACGACTTTCACATCGTAAAGGAAACCATTCAGAAACGATTGAAAACGGAAAGCTAA
- a CDS encoding formylglycine-generating enzyme family protein, whose product MTTLAALVKKIETKMSYVEGGNFNMGSKKDESEQPIHQVEISSFYLSCYPTTNEQFVSFLNARDNQEEKGINWVNLEGNYSGVKCGIRKTADGFECIKGLEKHPMIYVNWYGARAYCEWLSAQTGQAYRLPSESEWEYAARGGRHQNDFSYAGSKDLNEVGWYKQNSHGQTKPVGLKFSNELGLYDMSGNVWEWCADHWHENYKGAPKDGSAWLTGGDSSRRVVRGGSWNFFVNYCRVSFRYWNYADFRYISIGFRVARY is encoded by the coding sequence ATGACAACTTTGGCAGCGCTTGTAAAAAAGATTGAAACTAAAATGTCCTATGTCGAAGGAGGGAACTTCAACATGGGCAGTAAAAAAGATGAAAGTGAACAGCCTATTCATCAGGTAGAAATCTCCTCTTTCTATTTGAGTTGTTATCCAACCACAAATGAACAGTTTGTTTCGTTCCTGAATGCAAGGGACAATCAAGAGGAAAAAGGAATAAATTGGGTCAATCTAGAAGGTAACTATAGTGGTGTAAAGTGTGGAATTAGGAAAACCGCTGACGGCTTTGAATGCATTAAAGGGCTGGAAAAGCATCCGATGATTTATGTCAATTGGTATGGAGCCCGTGCATATTGTGAGTGGCTGAGTGCCCAAACAGGACAAGCCTATCGTTTACCCAGTGAATCAGAATGGGAATATGCAGCAAGAGGAGGCAGGCATCAAAATGACTTTAGTTATGCCGGAAGTAAAGACTTGAATGAAGTCGGGTGGTATAAGCAAAATAGCCATGGTCAGACCAAGCCAGTCGGCTTAAAATTCTCCAACGAATTGGGGCTATACGATATGAGTGGCAATGTGTGGGAATGGTGTGCTGACCATTGGCATGAGAATTACAAGGGGGCACCGAAAGATGGCAGCGCCTGGCTTACTGGCGGAGATTCGTCTCGCCGAGTGGTTCGTGGCGGCTCTTGGAACTTTTTCGTTAACTATTGCCGCGTTTCGTTCCGCTACTGGAACTATGCCGATTTCAGGTACATTAGTATTGGCTTTCGAGTAGCCCGGTACTAA